The following proteins are encoded in a genomic region of Arcobacter cloacae:
- a CDS encoding aldolase catalytic domain-containing protein → MIEKKGSILTVREDIKVFDCTIRDGGLVNNYHFSDAFVKAHYETCVAAGVDYMEIGKNVSPTIMSVDEYGPWNFCKEEDIRRIVGNNDTDMKIAVMADIGRSLKEELIPKSESVVDMIRIATYIHQIPAAIELIEDAHAKGYETTVNIMAISKSFDDELDEVLAQLSKTNVDVIYIADSFGSFYPEQIKKLTEKYLKVAQESGKKVGIHAHNNLQLAYANTLEAMIYGTSFLDVTISGLGRGAGNCPLELLIGFLKNPKYKLMPVLKFIEEYIVPLEKELDWGYSIPYMLTGQLNEHPRAAMKARDEKDTKYREFYKSLLVD, encoded by the coding sequence ATGATTGAAAAAAAGGGTTCAATACTAACAGTTAGAGAAGATATCAAAGTTTTTGATTGTACGATTAGAGATGGTGGATTAGTAAATAATTACCATTTTAGTGATGCTTTTGTAAAAGCACATTATGAAACTTGCGTAGCTGCTGGTGTTGATTATATGGAAATCGGGAAAAATGTATCACCTACAATTATGAGTGTTGATGAGTATGGTCCTTGGAATTTCTGTAAAGAAGAAGATATAAGAAGAATCGTTGGGAACAATGATACAGATATGAAAATTGCTGTTATGGCTGATATTGGAAGAAGTTTAAAAGAAGAATTAATTCCAAAATCTGAAAGTGTTGTAGATATGATAAGAATAGCAACATATATTCACCAAATTCCAGCAGCAATTGAGTTAATCGAAGATGCCCACGCAAAAGGTTATGAAACAACTGTAAATATTATGGCTATTTCAAAATCATTTGATGATGAATTAGATGAAGTTTTAGCACAACTATCAAAAACAAATGTTGATGTTATTTATATTGCTGATAGCTTTGGTTCATTTTACCCTGAACAAATCAAAAAATTAACAGAAAAATATCTAAAAGTAGCACAAGAATCTGGTAAAAAAGTTGGAATTCACGCACATAATAACCTACAACTTGCTTATGCAAATACGCTAGAAGCAATGATTTATGGAACAAGCTTTTTAGATGTTACAATTTCAGGTTTAGGAAGAGGTGCAGGAAATTGTCCTCTTGAATTATTGATTGGATTTTTGAAAAATCCAAAATACAAATTAATGCCTGTATTAAAATTTATTGAAGAGTATATTGTTCCACTAGAAAAAGAACTTGACTGGGGATATAGTATTCCATATATGTTAACTGGTCAATTAAATGAACATCCAAGAGCTGCTATGAAAGCTAGAGATGAAAAAGATACAAAATATAGAGAGTTTTATAAATCTTTACTAGTTGATTAA
- a CDS encoding monooxygenase, producing MKYLLQVDFPHDGIFGEEFSKAFVDLAKDISNEEGLLWKIWTENETTKEAGGIYLFSNEADAKRYLEKHTARLESFGYKNIRGKIFKISEELSKITKANFL from the coding sequence ATGAAATACCTTTTACAAGTAGATTTCCCTCATGATGGAATTTTTGGTGAAGAGTTTTCAAAAGCTTTTGTTGATTTAGCAAAAGATATATCAAACGAAGAGGGATTACTTTGGAAAATTTGGACTGAAAATGAAACTACAAAAGAAGCAGGTGGAATTTATCTATTTTCAAATGAAGCTGATGCAAAAAGATATTTAGAAAAACATACAGCTAGACTTGAGAGTTTTGGATATAAAAATATAAGAGGAAAAATTTTTAAAATAAGTGAAGAATTAAGTAAAATTACAAAAGCAAACTTTTTATAA
- a CDS encoding MarR family winged helix-turn-helix transcriptional regulator, which produces MSLCFLSLETSKIFNNLILENLENNGFDGLSESLIVLFPYINENSNITSSQLAQKVGYTRQAMHKNIKKLEELGYIKLLSQNQKEKIICFTNRGEKLIVEANKFISSIEKSLENIFGKDEFEKHIKIQFKIFNYLTELK; this is translated from the coding sequence ATGTCTTTATGCTTTTTATCGTTAGAAACAAGTAAAATATTCAATAATTTAATTCTAGAAAATCTTGAAAACAATGGATTTGACGGACTAAGTGAATCTTTAATAGTTTTATTTCCTTATATAAATGAAAATAGTAATATTACTTCTTCTCAACTTGCTCAAAAAGTTGGTTATACAAGACAGGCTATGCATAAAAATATAAAAAAACTTGAAGAGTTGGGATATATAAAACTACTTTCTCAAAATCAAAAAGAAAAAATTATTTGTTTTACTAATAGAGGTGAAAAACTTATTGTTGAAGCAAATAAATTTATATCTTCAATTGAAAAAAGTTTAGAAAATATTTTTGGGAAAGATGAATTTGAAAAACATATAAAAATTCAATTTAAAATTTTTAATTACTTAACAGAATTAAAATAA
- a CDS encoding Y-family DNA polymerase, whose protein sequence is MFLHLDIDCFFVSAHRSIDESLLHIPVTVGGRSNLNIFSSKKEIREISSNSGAFVSNILTNEGMKSFKEYFVDENGKIRGIITTASYEARAFGVKTAMSVNEALSLCPHLKMLAPNYPLYHDLSSKLKDILIKEIPLVEQFSIDEFFGDVTGFINENEVVEFAYFLKKKIKDELNLPISIGIANTKYLSKLITEYAKPNGVKYVSLDDIPNFIKNIPIGEFPGIGKAFQERLKGYGIKTLGDIRKNQKLFYSWKKPGIDLYNRICGIRDNKLSVEREKKSIGIGRTFDVIFDRNELRRRVMILCRYLCFLVKKENVNPLTYAIKIRYEYKIKSKNYINVNRIFNEMDFKSEMIKLFDITDNHKTHGVIQLNITVLNFAKVNEYTYNLFEYESDLKKRNLTNQMQKLRVKYGVDIVKSGFEIR, encoded by the coding sequence ATGTTTTTACACCTAGATATAGATTGTTTTTTTGTCTCTGCTCATAGAAGTATTGATGAGAGTTTATTACATATTCCAGTTACGGTTGGAGGACGCAGTAATCTTAATATTTTCTCATCAAAAAAGGAGATTAGAGAGATTTCCTCTAATAGTGGAGCCTTTGTTAGTAATATTCTTACAAATGAAGGAATGAAAAGTTTTAAAGAGTATTTTGTCGATGAAAACGGGAAAATAAGAGGAATAATAACCACAGCTTCATATGAAGCAAGAGCTTTTGGAGTTAAAACAGCCATGAGTGTAAATGAGGCATTGTCTTTGTGTCCACATTTAAAAATGTTAGCTCCAAATTATCCTTTATATCATGATTTATCATCAAAATTAAAAGATATTTTAATAAAAGAGATACCTTTAGTAGAACAGTTTTCAATAGATGAATTTTTTGGAGATGTTACAGGTTTTATCAATGAAAATGAAGTAGTAGAATTTGCATATTTTTTAAAGAAAAAAATAAAAGATGAGTTAAATCTACCCATTTCTATAGGAATTGCAAATACAAAATATCTTTCAAAATTAATAACTGAATATGCAAAACCAAATGGAGTTAAATATGTAAGTTTAGATGATATTCCAAATTTTATAAAAAATATTCCAATAGGTGAGTTTCCTGGTATTGGAAAAGCTTTTCAAGAAAGGCTTAAAGGTTATGGAATAAAAACTTTAGGAGATATAAGAAAGAATCAAAAGTTATTTTACTCTTGGAAAAAACCTGGAATTGATTTATATAATCGTATTTGTGGAATTAGAGATAATAAATTAAGTGTTGAAAGAGAAAAAAAATCAATAGGAATAGGAAGAACTTTTGATGTGATTTTTGATAGAAATGAGTTAAGAAGAAGAGTTATGATTCTTTGTAGATATTTGTGTTTTTTAGTAAAAAAAGAAAATGTAAATCCTTTGACTTATGCTATAAAAATAAGATATGAGTATAAAATCAAATCAAAAAACTATATAAATGTAAATAGGATTTTTAATGAAATGGATTTCAAAAGTGAGATGATAAAACTTTTTGATATAACAGATAATCATAAAACCCATGGAGTTATACAATTAAATATTACAGTTTTAAATTTTGCAAAAGTAAATGAATATACTTATAATCTTTTTGAGTATGAATCTGATTTAAAAAAAAGAAATCTTACAAATCAGATGCAAAAACTAAGGGTAAAATATGGAGTTGATATTGTAAAAAGTGGATTTGAGATTAGATAG
- a CDS encoding c-type cytochrome — MKKIALLMACLFGLSYAAEYDPVRGEMLSLSCASCHGTDGKSEAITPSIAGMGKASLHQILLDYKSGKRTETMMQKHAKGFSDEELEQIAYFFSKIER, encoded by the coding sequence ATGAAAAAAATTGCACTGTTAATGGCGTGTCTATTTGGACTGTCTTATGCTGCTGAATATGATCCAGTAAGAGGAGAGATGTTATCTTTATCTTGCGCTTCTTGTCATGGTACAGATGGAAAATCTGAAGCAATTACGCCTTCTATTGCTGGTATGGGTAAAGCTAGCTTACACCAAATTTTATTAGATTATAAAAGTGGAAAAAGAACTGAAACTATGATGCAAAAACATGCTAAAGGTTTTAGTGATGAAGAATTAGAGCAAATTGCTTATTTCTTTTCAAAAATTGAGAGATAA
- a CDS encoding NAD(P)/FAD-dependent oxidoreductase, translated as MINRRSFNKILFGTTALSLAACAGIADVSLPANKKRVVIVGGGFGGATAAKYLKRFSPDTEVILIEQNKEYFTCPFSNTVIAGMNKIDYIKHDYKTLEKKYNVIVMHEKVKKVDGATSTVILENGKVIPFTKAIVAPGIDFKYEKGYVEGSEKYAPHAYKAGEQTLLLTEQLHSMKDGGTFVMVAPKDPFRCPPGPYERISLVAHYLKENKPNSKIIILDQKNKFSKQGLFEEGWDKLYKGMIDWRNVEFGGKVVSVDPKNKVVETEDEEVKADVLNYIPDQKAGKLAFDSGLTEGDWCPVNTKTFESKLVKNVYVIGDAAVASPMPKSGFSANSHAKIAALQISRILANQPVVNPPKLANTCYSLVSPTYGISIAAIYEAQEDKITDLKDTLGAGGLSPAHADEGIRMQEAEYAVGWYKNQMSDIFK; from the coding sequence ATGATAAATAGAAGAAGTTTTAATAAAATACTTTTTGGAACGACAGCTTTATCTTTAGCTGCTTGTGCTGGTATAGCTGATGTTTCTCTTCCAGCAAATAAAAAAAGAGTTGTAATTGTTGGTGGTGGTTTTGGTGGTGCTACTGCTGCTAAATATCTAAAAAGATTTAGTCCTGATACAGAAGTTATTTTAATAGAGCAAAATAAAGAGTATTTTACTTGTCCATTTAGTAATACTGTAATTGCAGGTATGAATAAAATTGATTATATTAAACACGATTACAAAACTTTAGAAAAAAAATATAATGTTATAGTAATGCATGAAAAAGTAAAAAAAGTTGATGGTGCTACAAGTACAGTTATTTTAGAAAATGGAAAAGTAATTCCTTTTACAAAAGCTATTGTTGCTCCTGGAATTGATTTTAAATATGAAAAAGGATATGTTGAAGGTTCTGAAAAATATGCACCTCATGCATATAAAGCAGGAGAGCAAACTCTTCTTTTAACAGAACAACTTCATAGTATGAAAGATGGAGGAACATTCGTAATGGTTGCTCCAAAAGACCCATTTAGATGTCCTCCTGGACCATACGAAAGAATTTCATTAGTTGCTCATTATCTTAAAGAAAATAAACCTAATTCTAAAATAATTATTTTAGACCAAAAAAACAAATTCTCTAAACAAGGATTATTTGAAGAGGGTTGGGATAAACTTTATAAAGGTATGATTGATTGGAGAAATGTTGAATTTGGTGGAAAAGTAGTATCTGTTGATCCAAAAAATAAAGTTGTTGAAACAGAAGATGAAGAAGTTAAAGCTGATGTATTAAACTACATTCCAGATCAAAAAGCTGGAAAATTAGCATTTGATTCAGGATTAACTGAAGGTGATTGGTGTCCTGTAAATACGAAAACATTTGAATCTAAACTTGTAAAAAATGTATACGTAATTGGTGATGCAGCTGTTGCTTCTCCTATGCCAAAATCTGGATTCTCAGCAAATTCTCATGCTAAAATTGCTGCTTTACAAATTTCAAGAATTTTAGCAAATCAACCAGTTGTTAATCCTCCAAAACTTGCTAATACTTGTTATAGTTTAGTTTCTCCTACTTATGGAATCTCTATTGCTGCTATTTATGAAGCACAAGAAGATAAAATAACTGACTTAAAAGATACATTGGGTGCTGGTGGATTAAGTCCTGCTCATGCTGATGAAGGAATTAGAATGCAAGAAGCTGAATATGCGGTTGGTTGGTATAAAAACCAAATGTCGGATATTTTTAAATAA
- a CDS encoding sodium-dependent tyrosine transporter yields MFVRLNERVYLNLSRITRTKIDHVEDGIRVRFYEGKDQVAKSKRFETVEDANKWFEELIKPFNS; encoded by the coding sequence ATGTTTGTAAGATTAAATGAAAGGGTTTATTTAAACCTATCAAGAATTACAAGAACAAAAATTGACCATGTGGAAGATGGAATTAGAGTTAGATTTTATGAAGGAAAAGACCAAGTTGCAAAATCAAAAAGATTTGAAACAGTTGAAGATGCAAATAAATGGTTTGAAGAGTTAATTAAACCTTTTAATAGTTAA
- a CDS encoding energy-coupling factor ABC transporter ATP-binding protein codes for MSILYELKNIEHYYDGKKVLNIENLILHKNQIIGFFGPNGSGKSTLFSLLSFICKPTKGEILFENSNKIDSEIKKSIVILPQNPYLLKRSVFENIAYGLKIRDENENLKEKVDEALALVGLDSDFSKRKWSQLSGGEAQRVALAARLILRPKVLILDEPTAGVDTNSAQLIKEAILLAKQKYNTTIFISSHDYNWLNHISDKKIALFQGNLVENGNINLLFSPWIKDELGYLVKVFIDGQRLIIPNSQSKKRDSVIMINSNDIKVCKENCNEIKSENTLLGVITSIHQDDKEDNLQLDFSIAGVNFNTLVTKEEMQKEMLFPGDKININIDLSKICWI; via the coding sequence ATGAGTATTTTATATGAATTAAAAAATATAGAACACTATTATGATGGAAAAAAAGTTTTAAATATAGAGAATTTAATTTTACATAAAAATCAAATTATTGGATTTTTTGGACCAAATGGAAGTGGAAAATCAACACTTTTTTCATTACTCTCTTTTATTTGTAAACCAACAAAAGGTGAAATACTTTTTGAAAATTCAAATAAAATTGATTCAGAAATAAAAAAAAGTATAGTAATTCTTCCTCAAAATCCATACCTTTTAAAAAGAAGTGTATTTGAAAATATTGCTTATGGTTTAAAAATAAGAGATGAAAATGAAAATTTAAAAGAAAAAGTAGATGAAGCTTTAGCTTTAGTAGGACTTGATAGTGATTTTTCAAAAAGAAAATGGAGTCAGCTTTCAGGTGGTGAAGCCCAAAGGGTTGCCCTTGCAGCAAGACTTATATTAAGACCAAAGGTTTTGATTTTAGATGAACCAACAGCGGGAGTTGATACAAACTCAGCTCAACTTATAAAAGAAGCAATTTTGCTTGCAAAACAAAAATATAACACAACAATATTTATTTCAAGCCACGATTATAATTGGTTAAATCATATAAGTGATAAAAAAATTGCTCTGTTTCAAGGAAATTTAGTAGAAAATGGAAATATAAATCTTCTTTTTTCTCCTTGGATAAAAGATGAATTGGGATATTTAGTAAAAGTATTTATAGATGGTCAAAGATTAATAATCCCAAATAGTCAAAGTAAAAAAAGAGATTCAGTTATTATGATAAATTCAAATGATATAAAAGTTTGTAAAGAGAATTGTAATGAGATAAAAAGTGAAAATACTCTTCTTGGTGTTATAACTTCAATTCATCAAGATGATAAGGAAGATAATCTTCAATTAGATTTTTCAATTGCAGGGGTAAATTTCAATACTTTAGTTACTAAAGAAGAGATGCAAAAAGAGATGTTATTTCCAGGAGATAAAATAAATATCAACATTGATTTAAGTAAAATCTGTTGGATATAA
- a CDS encoding ABC transporter permease translates to MNLFTDGFQEAIQLLVSGNESVYSAISVTVTVSSWSLFISLLIGLPLGFLLGYYQFPGKTIIRTIVDTFLAIPTVVIGLVVYTSLSQAGVFGEYNLLFTQKAIIIGQIFLGLPIIIALTAAQVEMVDKRLYLSLKGLGASSYQILKATLVEARFGLMTAAMTAYGRIITEIGISMMVGGNIKYHTRTITTAISLETGKGEFVTGIALGLVLFAVALMVNISLTILKRKWVQ, encoded by the coding sequence ATGAATTTATTTACTGATGGTTTTCAAGAAGCTATACAGCTTCTTGTCTCTGGCAATGAAAGTGTATATTCAGCAATAAGTGTAACAGTAACAGTCTCTTCTTGGTCATTGTTTATTAGTTTATTAATAGGGCTTCCTTTAGGTTTTTTATTAGGATATTATCAATTTCCTGGAAAAACTATTATTAGAACTATTGTTGATACTTTTTTAGCAATTCCAACGGTTGTTATTGGACTTGTTGTATATACCTCTTTATCTCAAGCTGGAGTATTTGGTGAATATAATTTACTCTTTACTCAAAAAGCAATAATTATTGGACAAATCTTTTTAGGTTTACCAATAATTATTGCTTTAACAGCTGCTCAAGTTGAGATGGTTGATAAAAGATTGTATTTATCCCTTAAAGGTTTAGGTGCTAGTTCATATCAGATTTTAAAAGCTACTTTAGTTGAAGCTAGATTTGGACTTATGACAGCTGCTATGACTGCTTATGGAAGAATTATTACAGAAATTGGTATTTCTATGATGGTTGGAGGAAATATCAAATATCATACAAGAACTATTACAACAGCAATTTCTCTTGAAACAGGAAAAGGTGAGTTTGTAACAGGAATTGCTTTAGGATTAGTTTTATTTGCTGTTGCTTTGATGGTTAATATCTCTTTAACAATATTAAAAAGGAAATGGGTTCAATGA
- a CDS encoding substrate-binding domain-containing protein, whose translation MKKVLASLGLSVVIASSLFADTLMMATTTSTEDTGLLDYLAPQFEKETGTTLKWVSTGTGKALKMGENCDVDVLLVHAPEAEKKFVDAGFGVDRNEVMYNDFVIIGPVSDPADISGKTTAEAFKTIKEKNAKFISRGDNSGTHQKELGMWEKVSKIVPEKDTWYIQTGQGMIATINMASEKGGYTLTDRGTWIKYESQKGETNNMKIVVENDNVLFNQYSVITVNKDRCPKTKTQLAKDFTNWIVKDETQKLIGDFKLLEKPLFTPNAKK comes from the coding sequence ATGAAAAAAGTTTTAGCAAGTTTAGGATTAAGTGTAGTAATAGCGAGTAGTTTATTTGCAGATACATTAATGATGGCAACAACAACAAGTACAGAAGATACGGGATTGCTTGATTATTTAGCTCCACAATTTGAAAAAGAGACTGGAACTACTTTAAAATGGGTTTCAACTGGAACTGGAAAAGCTTTAAAAATGGGTGAAAATTGTGATGTTGATGTTTTATTAGTTCATGCTCCTGAAGCTGAAAAAAAGTTTGTTGATGCAGGTTTTGGTGTTGATAGAAATGAAGTTATGTATAATGATTTTGTAATTATTGGACCTGTAAGTGACCCAGCAGATATATCAGGAAAAACTACAGCAGAAGCTTTTAAAACTATAAAAGAAAAAAATGCAAAATTTATAAGTAGAGGAGACAACTCAGGAACTCACCAAAAAGAGTTGGGTATGTGGGAAAAAGTAAGCAAAATAGTACCTGAAAAAGATACTTGGTATATTCAAACAGGTCAAGGAATGATAGCAACTATTAATATGGCATCAGAAAAAGGTGGTTATACACTAACAGATAGAGGAACTTGGATTAAATATGAGTCACAAAAAGGTGAAACAAACAATATGAAAATAGTTGTTGAAAACGATAACGTTTTATTTAATCAATATAGTGTAATTACTGTAAATAAAGATAGATGTCCAAAAACTAAAACACAATTAGCAAAAGATTTCACAAACTGGATAGTAAAAGATGAAACACAAAAACTAATAGGTGATTTCAAACTTTTAGAAAAACCACTTTTTACACCAAACGCAAAAAAATAG